The Rhodamnia argentea isolate NSW1041297 chromosome 7, ASM2092103v1, whole genome shotgun sequence genome contains the following window.
AAAGGTCTGGAGTATCTCCATGAGCACATTAATCCTCCAGTGATTCACAGAGATTTCAAGAGCAGCAACATCCTCTTGGACAAAAATTTCCATGCCAAAGTTTCTGATTTTGGATTGGCCAAGCTTGGACCTGAGAAAGCTGGAGGCCACGTTTCTACCCGAGTTTTAGGAACACAAGGATATGTAGCCCCTGAGTATGAACTACTCATTATTCTTCTCATTTTGGTTGGGATTTGTTTTCTCAGTAACCCAATAGTGATCAaagtcatttcaatgttgatATTATTGGTGCGCAGGTATGCATTGACAGGTCATCTGACTACAAAATCAGATGTATACAGTTACGGTGTTGTTCTCTTGGAGTTGCTCACCGGAAGAGTTCCTGTTGATATGAAGAGACCTCCTGGAGAAGGGGTTCTTGTGTCGTGGGTGCgttttttctttcatcttctcACTTCTGATATGTATTCAAAAAGTTCCAAATGTCGTTCCCCATTCCTTTACAGAATCTGGTCTCTTGCCTTTCGACAGTCAATATCTCTGAAGGTCTGTCGTTTTACTAGACTCACATTGTAATGGGTCTTTACTGTTGCCCGACAGGCTTTGCCTCAGCTAACGGATAGGGAAAAGGTCGTGCAGATAATGGATCCTGCATTAGAGGGGCAGTATTCACTGAAAGAGGTCATTCAGGTGGCAGCAATCGCTGCAATGTGTGTGCAGCCAGAATCGGACTACCGGCCACTTATGGCGGATGTCGTGCAGTCGCTGGTGCCATTGGTGAAGAATTACCGCTCAACTGCTAAGGTAGGCAGCTCCTCTAGTCTTCATTCCCCGAAGACACCAATTAGATCAGAATCCGGAAAATCAAGCATGTGAAACTAGTTGGAACCTGCTGTAAGCATTTTATGGCGACTTCCTCAGCCGAGCAGGTGCTCTGGTCTTGCCGGATGTAGAATATTGGCAAAGCTATGTCAGGGACTTATTATCGAAGCCCTCTTGAAAATGTGGCCTGA
Protein-coding sequences here:
- the LOC115746929 gene encoding probable serine/threonine-protein kinase PBL7 isoform X1, translated to MEASADTEYERKERVALVIIVVLASLAMASLLVAFSYYCYIRNRVSKRFKKTRGFNDAEKGGFGDLQVASEKGLQVFTFKQLHSATGGFSKSNVVGHGSFGLVYRGVLSDGRKVAIKFMDQAGKQGEDEFKVEVELLSRLHSPYLLTLLGYCSDHNHRLLVYEFMANGGLQEHLYPLSSPSARYSKLDWETRLRIALEAAKGLEYLHEHINPPVIHRDFKSSNILLDKNFHAKVSDFGLAKLGPEKAGGHVSTRVLGTQGYVAPEYALTGHLTTKSDVYSYGVVLLELLTGRVPVDMKRPPGEGVLVSWALPQLTDREKVVQIMDPALEGQYSLKEVIQVAAIAAMCVQPESDYRPLMADVVQSLVPLVKNYRSTAKVGSSSSLHSPKTPIRSESGKSSM